GGTCGAACTGACCGCCAGCTTGTAGGCGTGCTCACCGAACACCGACTTGATGGCTTCGGCTTCCGCCAAATCGCCGGTCGGGGTCGAGGTGCCGTGGGCGTTGATGTACTGCACCTGGTCGGCGTTGACCTTGGCATCACGCAAGGCGTTGGTAATGCAACGCGCAGCGCCGGCACCGTCGGACGGCGGCGAGGTCATGTGGTAAGCATCACCGCTCATGCCAAAGCCAATCAGCTCGGCGTAGATGGTGGCACCACGCGCCTTGGCGTGCTCCAACTCTTCCAGCACCAGCGCACCGGCGCCGTCGGACAGTACGAAGCCGTCGCGACCCTTGTCCCACGGACGGCTGGCACGCGTTGGCTCGTCATTGCGCGTCGACAGCGCACGGGACGCACCGAAGCCGCCCATGCCCAGGCCGCAGGCGGCCATTTCTGCGCCACCGGCGATCATCACGTCCGCTTCGTCATAGGCGATGTTGCGCGCCGCCATGCCGATGCAGTGAGTGCCGGTGGTGCATGCCGTCGAAATGGCGTAGTTAGGCCCCTGTGCACCCAAGTGGATAGACAGGAAACCGGAAATCATATTGATGATCGAGCCCGGTACGAAGAACGGTGAAATTCGACGAGGGCCGGAATCGTGCAGCGTGCGGCTGGTTTCTTCGATATTGGTCAAACCGCCAATACCCGAACCCATGGCCACGCCGATGCGATCACGGTTGGCGTCGGTGACTTCCAGGCCGGCATTACGCACCGCCTGAAAACCGGCTGCCAGGCCGTATTGAATGAACAGGTCGAGTTTGCGGGACTCTTTGATCGAGAGATATTCCTCGACGTTAAAACCCTTTACCGAGCCGCCAAAACGGGTGGAATAGGCAGAAAGGTCCGTGTGTTCAATCAGACCAATACCACTGTGGCCAGCCAGAATGCCCTGCCAACTGCTCGGCACATCCGTGCCCAGTGGCGACAACATACCCATACCGGTGACTACGACGCGTCTACGCGACACAGCACTCTCCTTTTTCTAATGACGACACTTCGCTTCGACGCTCTGTTTTCAACAGAGCTAAAGAAAAAACCGCACGCCGTTACAGCAGTGCGGTTTTTCCCTAACAGCAAGCGACGACTACAAACTATTACGCCTGGTGGGCAGTAACGTAGTCGATAGCAGCTTGAACAGTAGTGATTTTTTCAGCTTCTTCGTCCGGGATTTCGGTCTCGAATTCCTCTTCCAGAGCCATCACCAGCTCAACGGTGTCAAGGGAATCGGCACCCAGGTCTTCTACGAAGGAAGCGCTGTTGGTCACTTCTTCTTCTTTAACGCCCAGTTGCTCGGCGACGATTTTCTTGACGCGTTCTTCGATGGTGCTCATACCTTGTTTAACTCCTAATGGACAAATTCAGGCAGCTGGCCAGTGGGTAAGTGTATAGAAAGCCATTTCAGCTTTTCAACTGAAAGCTTCACCCTGTACCCGGTCGGCCACCTGCCTATAAATTAAGTTGCAGCTTTATAACGGATTTTAGACAGCTCGTATGACATTTTTTTGAAGCGATCCGTCACAATTTAACTCATGTACATCCCGCCGTTCACCGGGATTGTAGCCCCAGTCACGTATGCCGCACCGTCGGATGCCAGGAAAGTGACCACGTTTGCGATCTCTTGAGCCTGGCCCAGACGGCCCAGCGGAATCTGTGTCAGCAAGGCTTCACGCTGTGCTTCCGGCAGTTCGCGGGTCATATCGGTGTCGATGAACCCTGGGGCCACCGAGTTGACCGTAATCGAACGCGAACCGACTTCACGTGCCAATGCACGGCTGAAACCTTCCAGACCGGCTTTTGCCGCCGCGTAGTTTACTTGGCCTGCGTTGCCCATGGCACCCACTACGGAGCCAATATTGATAATTCGACCCCAACGCGCCTTGGTCATGCCGCGCAAAACCCCCTTGGACAGGCGAAACAGACTGTTCAAGTTGGTATCGACCACGTCGTACCACTCGTCGTCTTTCATGCGCATCATCAGGTTGTCGCGGGTAATACCGGCGTTGTTCACCAGAATAGCCGGTGCGCCGAACTGTGCAGTGATTTCAGCCAGTACCGCAGCAACTGACTCATCGCTGGTCACGTTCAGCTCAAGGCCGGTGCCCTGCACGCCGTTTTCTTTCAAGGTGGCGGCGATACGCTCGGCACCCGAGGCGGACGTAGCGGTGCCGATGACCACGGCGCCCTGACGGCCCAGTTCCAGGGCGATCGCCTGGCCAATGCCACGGCTTGCGCCGGTAACCAGTGCAACTTTACCTTGCAGACTCATGCAGGCTTCTCCTAAGTTCGGGGATCAGGGATTCAGGCCAGTGCCGCACGCGCGGCAGCGAAGGCATCCGGGGTATTCAGGTTGGCAGTCGACACACCGTCGGCGCAGCGCTTGTTCAGGCCGGCCAGGACTTTGCCCGGACCACACTCGACCAGCTCGGTGGCGCCGTTGGCGGCCAGGGTCTGGACCGACTCAACCCAGCGCACAGGCTTGTAGAGTTGCTCCAGCAGGTCGCGCTTGAGGGTGTCGAGGTCGGCGGCAACGGCCGCGCTGACGTTCTGCACCAGCGGGATCTGTGGCGCCTGCCAGTTGATGGCGGCGATGGACTCGGCAAAACGCTCGGCGGCCGGGCGCATCAGCTCACAGTGCGACGGCACGCTCACCGGCAACGGCAAGGCACGCTTGGCACCACGGGCCTTGCAACCCTCGATGGCCCGCTCAACCGCCGCCTTGGCACCGGCGATCACCACCTGGCCAGGGGAGTTGAAGTTCACCGCACTGACCACTTCGCCCTGGGCCGCTTCGGCACAGGCTTGGATCACAACGGCATCGTCCAGGCCCAGGATAGCGGCCATGCCGCCCTGCCCGGCCGGAACGGCCTCCTGCATCAGTTGGCCACGACGCTCGACCAGCTTGACCGCTTCACCCAGGGTCAGGCTGCCTGCAGCCACCAAGGCGCTGTATTCGCCCAGGCTGTGACCGGCCACGTAAGCCGGGCGCGCGCCGCCTTCTGCCAGCCACAAGCGCCACAGGGCGATCGAAGCGGTCAGGATGGCTGGCTGGGTTTTGTCGGTTTGATTGAGTTGTTCTTCCGGCCCCTGCTGGGTCAGCGCCCACAGGTCGTAACCCAGGGCATCGGAAGCTTCCTTGAAGGTTTCCAGGATCAACGGATGTTGCGCGCCCAGCTCGGCCAACATGCCGAGGGACTGCGAACCCTGCCCTGGAAAGACGAATGCGAGGGATGTAGACATGTAACAAGCCCCTAATGATCTGGTCGTCAAAATAAACGCTCCCGATTTTTGAGATGAATCCAAGGGTGGGAGCGCACGAAACTGACAGATTGGATGGTCAATTGAACTGGCCGGTCACATTTAAGCACTCCCGGGCCAATTCGCCTAAAGCAACAGATCCTCAAGACGGCCATGCAAGCGTTGCGGCAGGTTTTCCTGAATCTCGATCAACGCCCGCGCAATCGCACTTTGGAAGCCTTGCACACCCGCCGAGCCATGGCTTTTCACCACAATGCCCTGCAAGCCCAGAAAACTCGCACCGTTGTGCCGCGCCGGTGCCAGGTCAGCCTGCAAGCGGCGCATCAACGGCAGCGCCAGGGCGCCGACCATGCGTGACGCCAGGTTCTGCCTGAACAAGGCCTCGATACGCGTGGCGATCATCGTCGCCAAGCCTTCGCTGGACTTGAGCAGGATATTGCCGACAAACCCGTCGCACACCACCACATCCGCTTCGCCGCGATACAAACCATCGCCTTCGACAAAGCCGATGTAGTTCAAGCCCCGCGCGCCTTGCAACAAGGTGGCGGCGAGCTTGACCTGCTGGTTGCCCTTGATGTCTTCGGTGCCGATATTCAGCAACGCCACCCGTGGCCGGGTCACGCCCAACGCCTCGGCGGCCACCGAGCCCATCACGGCAAACTGGAACAGGTGCTCGGCACTGCAATCGACGTTCGCGCCCAGGTCGAGCAACTGGCAATAACCTTTCTGCGTCGGGATCGCCGCGACCATCGCCGGCCGGTCAATCCCGGGCAGCGTCTTGAGCACATGCCGCGACAACGCCATCAACGCCCCGGTGTTGCCGGCACTGACACACGCCTGCACCTTGCCGTCGCGCAGCAACTCAAGGGCCACCCGCATTGAAGAGTCGGGTTTGCCGCGCAGCGCTGTCGCCGGCTTGTCCTCCATGCTGATGGTTTCGCTGGCTGGCGTAATCGTCAGGCGCGCGCGATCCACCGCCGGATGGCTGGCAATCAGTTCTTCAAGAAGGGAGGGTTGACCGACGAGGGTCAGGTGCAGCGAGGGCGTTGCAGACAGGCTGGCAATGCAAGCCTGAACAATGCTGCGGGGACCGAAGTCCCCGCCCATTGCGTCAATCGCGATGACTTGAGCAGACAAGTGATTACTCGTCAGCGCCCTTGTCGATCACTTTACGGCCACGGTATACGCCTTCTGGCGATACGTGGTGACGCAGGTGAATTTCACCGGTGGTTTTTTCTACAGACAGAGTGCTCGCCGTCAGGGCGTCGTGCGAACGACGCATGTCACGGGCAGAGCGGGATTTTTTGTTCTGCTGAACAGCCATAATTGATTAACTCCTAAACGTTTGGGTCACGCTTTAACTGCGCCAATACACTGAACGGGTTGGACCGCGTTACCTCGTCCTCGCTCGGCTCGGCCTCGTCATCGAGACCCTCCGGCTGCTGGCATTCTTCCGGATGATGAGCAGGCACAATGGGCAAGGCGAGCAGAAGCTCTTCCTCGATCAGTGCATGCAGATCCAAAGGATCTTCGCCCAGTTCCAGCACGTCATAACCTTTCGGCAACGACTGGGTATTCGCACCCTCCTTCACCACAGCGTAACTGCATTCGCTGTGAATCGGCAGGGTGACCAGCTCAAGACAACGCTGGCAAACCATTTTGACTTCGGTGTCGATAAAACTGTGTATTACCACAGACTTACGTTCATCTCGTTCAAAAACGAATTTGGCCTGCACCGTACCGACAGTGTCGGAAAGCGGGTCGCAGAGTCTCTCCAAATCGGCCAGCAGCAATTCACCTTGAAGGGAAGTGCCACGATCTGCCAATTTGCGCGGGTCAACGTGAGGTGGAATCGGGTCATTCAACATAGGCGCAGCATTATAGGGATGCACCCAGCCATGTCAAAGGAAATTCAGCCCTGTGCGTCAGCTGGTCGCCTCGCTAGAATCTCCAACTGCCTTAAGGAGACGCCCATGCTGCCTTTATTACTCGCATCCAGCTCGGTTTACCGCCGGGAATTACTGAGCCGCCTGCACCTGCCGTTCATCTGCGCGTCGCCGGATATCGACGAAAGCCATCGCGAAAATGAATCCGCCATCGAGCTGGTCAAGCGCCTGGCCGAAGAGAAAGCTCGCGCCCTCGCCAGCAGCCATCCCGGGCACCTGATTATCGGTTCGGACCAGGTGGCCGCACTGGACGGGCGAATCATCGGCAAACCCCATACCTTCGAAAACGCCCGCGAACAGTTGCTGGCAGCCAGCGGCAAGCGCGTGAGCTTCCTTACAGGCCTGGCACTGCTCAACAGCGAGACCGGGCACCGCCAGGTCGACTGCGTACCGTTTACGGTGCAGATGCGCGTGCTGGACGCTGAGCGGATCGAGCGCTACCTGCGACTCGAACAACCCTATGACTGCGCAGGCAGTTTCAAGGCTGAAGGGCTGGGCGTAAGCCTGTTCCAAAGCACTGAAGGGCCGGATGCAACAAGCCTCGTAGGCTTACCGCTGATTCGGCTGGTGGACATGCTGCTGGCTGAAGGCGTGCAAATACCTTAAGCCCACCACAAAACCAATGTGGGAGCTGGCTTGCCTGCGATGCACACACCTCGGTACATCAGTCGAACCCGGGTGATGCTATCGCAGGCAAGCCAGCTCCCACATGTTGAAACCTGTCGCTTCGAGGTATCAGCGCAGGGTCGGGCCCTGGAAGCCCATGTACAACGCCAACTTCTCCGCCACGCTGGCGCCGAGCTTCTTGGAGAAGCGATCAAACGGCGATTCCTCAACGGTGAAATCCACCAGTTCCTTCTCGCCAATCACGTCCCGGGCTACCGAACTGGCACTGCCCAGACCATCGATCAGGCCCAGCGGCAATGCCTGCTCACCCGACCACACCAGCCCGGAAAACAGTTCCGGATGGTCTTTATCCTTCAGGCGATCACCACGCCCCTGCTTGACGCTGGCAATGAACTGACGGTGCGTGGTGTCGAGCACGCCCTGCCAGAACTGGGTTTCGTCAGCCTTTTGCGGCTGGAACGGGTCCAGGAAAGCCTTGTGCTCACCCGAGGTGTAGGTGCGACGCTCCACGCCGAGCTTCTCCATGGTGCCGACAAAGCCGTAACCGGCCGCCGTCACACCAATGGAACCGACCAGGCTGGCCTTGTCGGCATAAATCTGGTCAGCGGCGCTGGCGATGTAATAGGCACCCGAGGCACCCAGATCGGAAATCACTGCATACAGCTTGGTATCCGGGTGCAGCGCGCGCAGGCGACGAATCTCGTCATACACATAGCCCGACTGCACAGGGCTACCGCCCGGGCTATTAATACGCAGGATCACAGCCTTGACCTTGGGGTCGTCAAACGCAGCACGCAGGCTGCTGACTATATTGTCGGCGCTGGCGGACTCCTTGTCGGCAATCACCCCGCGCACTTCAATCAAGGCGGTGTAGTTGCTGCCACGGGTGGCACTTTTTTCCATGTCCATCAGCGGGCTGAACAGCACCAGCATGGCAATCAGATAGGTAAAGGTCAGCAGCTTGAAGAAAATCCCCCAGCGCCGTGCGCGGCGCTGCTCCTGAACGCTGGCCAGGAGAGTCTTCTCCAGCAGCTTCCAGCTTTTATCATCACCGCTCTCGGCCTTTTCGGGCGCTTTCCACTCGTCACTCATGCCATCAACCCCAGCAAAGACTTATTGGGCCCGGCTGAGCCAGGCCTGCAGTTCAGAAAAATGATCAATCGTCAGCCTGGGCTCGTATTGCTGCAAGGCCTCGGCAGCCTGGGCACCGTAGCTGACGGCAACGCTGTCCATGCCGGCGTTGCGCGCCATCATCAGGTCGAAGGATGCATCACCCACCATCAAGGCCTGGCGCGGCGCTACGCCGCAATGCGCCAGGATCTGCTCCAGCATCAGAGGATGGGGTTTGCTGGCGGTTTCATCCGCGGCGCGGGTGATGTCGAAATAATCTTCATAGCCATGCGCCTTGAGCACCCGATCCAGGCCGCGACGAGCCTTGCCGGTGGCGACTGCCAACCGATAACCCTCGGCGCGAAAGGCCTCCAGCGACTGCACTACACCGTCGAATAACGGCGAAGGCGTGGCTTCCAGCGCAATGTAGTGATCAGCGTAATGGTCGCGAAAGGTCACCAGCTCAGCGTCGCTGATCTGGGGGTACAGGGTACGGATCGCCTCAGGCAAACCCAGGCCGATAATGCCCTTGACCGCCAGATCGGTGCACAACTCGAAGCCCGAGCGGGCCGAGGCTGCGTGCATTGATTCGACGATCCGACCAATGGAATTACACAGGGTGCCGTCCCAATCAAAAATCAGCAGCTTGTAATCAAGGTGCGACACTCAAACGCTCCACGGTCTTGGCCCACATCTCATCGACCGGCGCCTGCAGCTTCAGTTCGCCGCCGTCAGGCAGCGGCACGGTCAGCATGTAGGCGTGCAGGAACAGGCGCTTGCCGCCCAGGTCGCGAATTTCCTTGGAGAAATCCTCGTCACCGTACTTGGTGTCGCCGGCAATGCAGTGGCCCGCGTGCAAGGTATGCACGCGAATCTGGTGAGTACGCCCGGTCACCGGCTTGGCCTCGACCATGGTGGCGAAGTCGCCGAAGCGGCGCAGCACATTGAACAGGGTCAGGGCTTCTTTGCCTTCCTCGTCGACTTCGACCATACGCTCGCCGGAGCGCAGGTTGCTCTTCTGCAGCGGCGCACGGACACTCTTGATCGAGCTGGCCCAGTTGCCACGCACCAGCGCCATGTAACGCTTGTCGACACCGTCGCCACGCAGGGCGGTGTGCAAGTGGCGCAACATGCTGCGTTTCTTGGCGATCATCAGCAAGCCGGAGGTGTCGCGGTCCAGTCGGTGGACCAACTCCAGTTCCTTGGCATCCGGGCGCAGTTGACGGAAGGCTTCGATCACGCCGAAATTCAGGCCGCTGCCGCCGTGCACCGCAATGCCGCAAGGCTTGTTGATCACGATCAGTTTGCTGTCTTCGAAGACAATCGACGCCTCGAGGCGCTGCAACAGGCCCTGGGCCAGCGGCACGGGCTCGTCTCGCTCAGGCACGCGCACTGGAGGCACACGAACGATATCGCCCGCCTGCAGCTTGTACTCGGGCTTGATGCGCCCCTTGTTCACGCGCACTTCGCCTTTACGCAAAATGCGGTAAATCAAGGTCTTGGGCACGCCTTTGAGCCTGGCCAGGAGAAAATTGTCGATGCGTTGGCCGGCATATTCCGGCGAGACCTCGAGCAGCTGGACGCTGGGGGTCTGGGGGGCGGTAGTCGTCATGGCGGCGATGATAACAATTTTTTATGGAATTGAAGCACTTAATCATTGCTGCTATAGTCGCGAACGCCGCCAAAAGCGGCCTGGACAGAGGACTTGCGGCAAATTGCCGGCCCTGACCATCGCAATTCATCAGGACGCGAGGCCGTCCTACGGGGCTTTCGCCACCTTGGAAGGCTCGAGATTGTAACAAGCGCAGGTGACATGAGGCCTGAAGCGAGTGCAGAAAGCAGAGTGAATACTCGCGTTCCGCGCCGATATTTACGGCCAGTTCACAAAGTGCAGTCAGTCTTGAGCCAGACCATGGCGAATGCTTCGGAAACAACGCCTGTTAAGAGCTGAGTGAGAGCGCAGTCGCCCACATTCAGTCTTGTTTAGCCATGAGCGTGGACTCCCCATTGGAGAACACGGTAAATGCCAACCCGCTGCGGATTCTGCGCGCGGCAGCACCCGAATTATCAGGGATACGTGTAGGGTGGAGATGCACAACCGTCGGACCGTGTAGCACTAGGCTTATATTTAGACGCTTCATCTCGTCCACAGTCGCCGGTTGATTCCTCCTCCTGACCTTAGCTTTTGTTGAAGTGGTGCCTTTGTCACCACCGCTAACAAGCAGGACGCGTCCGTCGCGATACCGGCCCAATTGGCTCGTTATTGCTGGACACTGGAGTGGCCAACCACTCTTGACGCACCTGACACCGACCGTGAGAAGTCGTGTGTGCCGAACGCCGTTTCCGGCAGCCCGGAAACCGACGGTACAACATGAAAAGAATGCTGATTAACGCAACTCAACCCGAAGAGTTGCGTGTTGCACTGGTAGATGGCCAACGCCTCTACGACCTGGACATTGAATCCGGTGCACGCGAGCAAAAGAAGGCCAACATCTATAAAGGCCGTATTACTCGCATCGAACCAAGCCTTGAGGCTGCCTTTGTCGATTTCGGCTCCGAGCGCCACGGCTTCCTGCCCCTCAAAGAAATCTCCCGCGAATACTTCAAGAAAGCCCCTGAAGGCCGCGTGAATATCAAGGACGTCCTGAGCGAAGGCCAGGAAGTCATCGTCCAGGTCGAAAAAGAAGAACGTGGCAACAAGGGCGCCGCCCTGACCACCTTCATCAGCCTGGCTGGCCGTTACCTCGTGCTGATGCCGAACAACCCGCGTGCCGGCGGCATCTCCCGTCGCATCGAAGGCGAAGAGCGCAACGAACTGCGTGAAGCGCTGAACGGTTTGGTCGCGCCGGCCGACATGGGCTTGATCGTTCGCACTGCCGGCCTTGGCCGCAGCAGCGAAGAAATGCAGTGGGACCTCGACTACCTGCTGCAACTGTGGACCGCTATCAAAGAAGCGTCCCTGGATCGTTCCGCGCCGTTCCTGATCTACCAGGAAAGCAACGTGATCATCCGCGCCATCCGCGACTACCTGCGCCAGGACATCGGCGAAGTGCTGATCGACAGCGTTGAAGCCCAGGACGAAGCCCTGACCTTCATCCGCCAGGTGATGCCGCAGTACGCCAGCAAGATCAAGCTGTACGAAGACAGCGTTCCGCTGTTCAACCGTTTCCAGATCGAAAGCCAGATCGAGACCGCCTTCCAGCGCGTGGTCGAACTGCCTTCCGGCGGCTCCATTGTGATCGACCCGACCGAAGCCCTGGTGTCCATCGACATCAACTCGGCGCGTGCGACCAAAGGCAGCGACATCGAAGAAACCGCCCTGCAGACCAACCTGGAAGCGGCTGAAGAAATCGCCCGCCAGCTGCGCCTGCGTGACATCGGCGGCCTGATCGTGATCGACTTCATCGACATGACCCCGGCCAAGAACCAGCGCGCCGTGGAAGAGAAAGTCCGCGAATGCCTGGAAGCTGACCGCGCCCGCGTACAGGTCGGCCGTATTTCGCGCTTCGGCTTGCTGGAAATGTCCCGTCAGCGCCTGCGCCCATCCCTGGGCGAGAGCAGCGGCATCGTCTGCCCGCGTTGCAACGGCACCGGCATCATCCGTGACGTTGAATCGCTGTCCCTGGCGATCCTGCGCCTGATCGAAGAAGAAGCCCTGAAAGACCGCACCGCCGAAGTCCGTGCGCAAGTGCCGATTCCGGTCGCAGCTTTCCTGCTCAACGAAAAACGCAACTCGATCACCAAGATCGAACTGCGCACCCGTGCCCGTATCGTCATCCTGCCGAACGATCACCTCGAAACGCCGCACTTCGAAGTGCAGCGCCTGCGTGATGACAGCCCGGAAGCCCACAGCGGCCAGTCCAGCTACGAAATCGCAGCTGCCGCAGCTGAAGTTGAAGAAGTCCAGCCAGCCGCCGCGACCCGCACCCTGGTTCGCCAGGAAGCGGCCGTCAAGACCGCACCGGCACGTGCCAACGCTCCGGTTCCGGCCGAAGCTGCTGCACCGGTTGCCGCACCGGCCGCCCTGCCTGAGCCAAGCCTGTTCAAAGGCCTGGTGAAGTCGCTGGTGAGCCTGTTCGCCACCAAAGAAGAGCCTGTTGCCCCGGTTGTGGTTGAAAAACCTGCCACCGAGCGCCCGGCGCGTAACGAAGAGCGTCGTAACGGTCGCCAGCAAAGCCGTAACCGCAACGGTCGTCGTGACGAAGAGCGCAAGCCTCGCGAAGAACGTGCACCGCGTGAAGAACGCGCACCACGTGAAGAGCGTGCACCACGCGAAGCCCGTGAAGAAACTCCAACCGTAGCCCGTGAAGAACGTGCACCGCGCGAAGAGCGCGCACCACGTACCCCACGCGCACCACGTGAAGATCGCAAGCCACGTGGCGAGCGTGAAGAACGTGTGCGTGAACTGCGTGAGCCACTGGACGCCGCACCCGCTGTTGCTAGCGAGGCCGCCAGCGAAGAACGCCCGGCTCGCCAGCCGCGTGAAGAGCGCGCCCCACGTGAAGAGCGCCAACCGCGCCCGCCGCGTGAAGAGCGTCAACCACGTGCCGAGCAAGCCGCTGCCGCCAGCGAAGAAGAAGTACTGACCGGCGAAGAGCAACAGGAAGATGGCCAGGACAACGCCGAAGGCGATCGTCCACGCCGCCGCTCCCGTGGCCAGCGTCGTCGCAGCAACCGTCGCGAGCGTCAACGCGATGCCAACGGCAACGTGATCGAAGGCTCGGAAGAGACCGGCGAAAACACAGAAGCTGCTACCAACGAACCGACTGGCGCCGAATTGGCTGCCGGCCTGGCGGTAACAGCTGCCGTTGCCAGCTCGGTCATCAGCGCACCTGCTGAAGCCCAGGCTCACGAGCAAGCTGAACGCGCCACTGCCGCTGTCGAAGAGACCGTAGCAGTCGAAGCGCCAGTGGTTGAAACACCCGTTGCTGAAACACCAGTGGTTGAAGCACCGGTTGTTGAAGCGCCTGTTGTCGAAGCGACCACCCCGATCGACGCCCCCGTGGTGCCGGAAGTGGAAGTCGCGCCGGTTCGCGAAGCCCAACCAGAAGTGGAAGTGGCTGCTGTGGAGCCTGCACCGGTGGTTGAACCTCAGCCAGTGGTTGAAGCCCCGGTTGTTGAAGAAGCTGCTCCGGCCGTGCGTGAAGTTCGCGAAGAACAGACCGCCTTCCAGTGGGCTGCCGAGCCAGTGGCTGCGGTTGAAGCGCCAGCACCTGCCCCAGTGGTAGAAGAGGCGCCGGCACCGGTTGCCGAAGTGGTTGCCGAACCTGCTCCAGTGGTTGAGCCTCAGCCGGCGGTTGAAGCGCCAGTGGTTGCCGAAGTCGCCGCCCCGGTGGTTGAAGCAGCCCCTGCCAGCGCCCTGACCGAAAACGGCCGCGCGCCGAACGACCCGCGTGAAGTGCGTCGCCGTCGCAAGGAAGCTGAGGCGGCCGCTGCAGCAGCCGCTGCCGCAGCGCAAGCGCCAGCCGCTGAAGCCGCGGTTGAGCACACTGCCCCAATCGTCGACGAAACCCCGCGTTCCGTCGAAGAAGTGGCAGAGCACAGCCCAAAGGCCCTGGAAGCAGAGCACGAGCCTAAACCCCTCGTCTGATTCCATCCGCCACTAAAAAGCCCCGCCAGGTAACCCTGGCGGGGCTTTTTTTTGCAGTTATTGCGCAGGCACTCAGCGCTCAACGGATAAAAATCGACCTTATGGCGCCACAGGCACAAG
The sequence above is a segment of the Pseudomonas sp. R76 genome. Coding sequences within it:
- the fabF gene encoding beta-ketoacyl-ACP synthase II, producing MSRRRVVVTGMGMLSPLGTDVPSSWQGILAGHSGIGLIEHTDLSAYSTRFGGSVKGFNVEEYLSIKESRKLDLFIQYGLAAGFQAVRNAGLEVTDANRDRIGVAMGSGIGGLTNIEETSRTLHDSGPRRISPFFVPGSIINMISGFLSIHLGAQGPNYAISTACTTGTHCIGMAARNIAYDEADVMIAGGAEMAACGLGMGGFGASRALSTRNDEPTRASRPWDKGRDGFVLSDGAGALVLEELEHAKARGATIYAELIGFGMSGDAYHMTSPPSDGAGAARCITNALRDAKVNADQVQYINAHGTSTPTGDLAEAEAIKSVFGEHAYKLAVSSTKSMTGHLLGAAGAVEAIFSVMAIKDQVAPPTINLDEPDEGCDLNFVPHVAQPMPIDVVISNSFGFGGTNGSLVFRRFAQ
- the acpP gene encoding acyl carrier protein, giving the protein MSTIEERVKKIVAEQLGVKEEEVTNSASFVEDLGADSLDTVELVMALEEEFETEIPDEEAEKITTVQAAIDYVTAHQA
- the fabG gene encoding 3-oxoacyl-ACP reductase FabG codes for the protein MSLQGKVALVTGASRGIGQAIALELGRQGAVVIGTATSASGAERIAATLKENGVQGTGLELNVTSDESVAAVLAEITAQFGAPAILVNNAGITRDNLMMRMKDDEWYDVVDTNLNSLFRLSKGVLRGMTKARWGRIINIGSVVGAMGNAGQVNYAAAKAGLEGFSRALAREVGSRSITVNSVAPGFIDTDMTRELPEAQREALLTQIPLGRLGQAQEIANVVTFLASDGAAYVTGATIPVNGGMYMS
- the fabD gene encoding ACP S-malonyltransferase produces the protein MSTSLAFVFPGQGSQSLGMLAELGAQHPLILETFKEASDALGYDLWALTQQGPEEQLNQTDKTQPAILTASIALWRLWLAEGGARPAYVAGHSLGEYSALVAAGSLTLGEAVKLVERRGQLMQEAVPAGQGGMAAILGLDDAVVIQACAEAAQGEVVSAVNFNSPGQVVIAGAKAAVERAIEGCKARGAKRALPLPVSVPSHCELMRPAAERFAESIAAINWQAPQIPLVQNVSAAVAADLDTLKRDLLEQLYKPVRWVESVQTLAANGATELVECGPGKVLAGLNKRCADGVSTANLNTPDAFAAARAALA
- the plsX gene encoding phosphate acyltransferase PlsX, translating into MSAQVIAIDAMGGDFGPRSIVQACIASLSATPSLHLTLVGQPSLLEELIASHPAVDRARLTITPASETISMEDKPATALRGKPDSSMRVALELLRDGKVQACVSAGNTGALMALSRHVLKTLPGIDRPAMVAAIPTQKGYCQLLDLGANVDCSAEHLFQFAVMGSVAAEALGVTRPRVALLNIGTEDIKGNQQVKLAATLLQGARGLNYIGFVEGDGLYRGEADVVVCDGFVGNILLKSSEGLATMIATRIEALFRQNLASRMVGALALPLMRRLQADLAPARHNGASFLGLQGIVVKSHGSAGVQGFQSAIARALIEIQENLPQRLHGRLEDLLL
- the rpmF gene encoding 50S ribosomal protein L32; the protein is MAVQQNKKSRSARDMRRSHDALTASTLSVEKTTGEIHLRHHVSPEGVYRGRKVIDKGADE
- a CDS encoding YceD family protein, whose product is MLNDPIPPHVDPRKLADRGTSLQGELLLADLERLCDPLSDTVGTVQAKFVFERDERKSVVIHSFIDTEVKMVCQRCLELVTLPIHSECSYAVVKEGANTQSLPKGYDVLELGEDPLDLHALIEEELLLALPIVPAHHPEECQQPEGLDDEAEPSEDEVTRSNPFSVLAQLKRDPNV
- a CDS encoding Maf family protein — protein: MLPLLLASSSVYRRELLSRLHLPFICASPDIDESHRENESAIELVKRLAEEKARALASSHPGHLIIGSDQVAALDGRIIGKPHTFENAREQLLAASGKRVSFLTGLALLNSETGHRQVDCVPFTVQMRVLDAERIERYLRLEQPYDCAGSFKAEGLGVSLFQSTEGPDATSLVGLPLIRLVDMLLAEGVQIP
- a CDS encoding S49 family peptidase — protein: MSDEWKAPEKAESGDDKSWKLLEKTLLASVQEQRRARRWGIFFKLLTFTYLIAMLVLFSPLMDMEKSATRGSNYTALIEVRGVIADKESASADNIVSSLRAAFDDPKVKAVILRINSPGGSPVQSGYVYDEIRRLRALHPDTKLYAVISDLGASGAYYIASAADQIYADKASLVGSIGVTAAGYGFVGTMEKLGVERRTYTSGEHKAFLDPFQPQKADETQFWQGVLDTTHRQFIASVKQGRGDRLKDKDHPELFSGLVWSGEQALPLGLIDGLGSASSVARDVIGEKELVDFTVEESPFDRFSKKLGASVAEKLALYMGFQGPTLR
- a CDS encoding HAD-IA family hydrolase, yielding MSHLDYKLLIFDWDGTLCNSIGRIVESMHAASARSGFELCTDLAVKGIIGLGLPEAIRTLYPQISDAELVTFRDHYADHYIALEATPSPLFDGVVQSLEAFRAEGYRLAVATGKARRGLDRVLKAHGYEDYFDITRAADETASKPHPLMLEQILAHCGVAPRQALMVGDASFDLMMARNAGMDSVAVSYGAQAAEALQQYEPRLTIDHFSELQAWLSRAQ
- the rluC gene encoding 23S rRNA pseudouridine(955/2504/2580) synthase RluC, with product MTTTAPQTPSVQLLEVSPEYAGQRIDNFLLARLKGVPKTLIYRILRKGEVRVNKGRIKPEYKLQAGDIVRVPPVRVPERDEPVPLAQGLLQRLEASIVFEDSKLIVINKPCGIAVHGGSGLNFGVIEAFRQLRPDAKELELVHRLDRDTSGLLMIAKKRSMLRHLHTALRGDGVDKRYMALVRGNWASSIKSVRAPLQKSNLRSGERMVEVDEEGKEALTLFNVLRRFGDFATMVEAKPVTGRTHQIRVHTLHAGHCIAGDTKYGDEDFSKEIRDLGGKRLFLHAYMLTVPLPDGGELKLQAPVDEMWAKTVERLSVAP